From the genome of Hymenobacter cellulosilyticus, one region includes:
- a CDS encoding circadian clock KaiB family protein, protein MMDTTTANPASAMDEEYWELRLYVAGQTPKSILALANLKKYCEQYLKGRYAIEVIDLLKDPQLAEGDQILAIPTLVRKVPEPIRKIIGDLSNEERVLVGLDIRPWAAKASTRWKQKNGRNRPAPNMCFTSTLRGPRPTRPGPCATSRTSANST, encoded by the coding sequence ATGATGGATACCACCACCGCCAATCCGGCATCTGCCATGGACGAGGAATACTGGGAGCTGCGCCTGTACGTGGCCGGTCAAACTCCCAAATCGATACTGGCCCTGGCCAACCTGAAAAAATACTGTGAGCAGTATTTGAAAGGCCGCTACGCCATTGAAGTAATCGACCTGCTCAAGGACCCGCAGCTAGCCGAGGGCGACCAGATTCTGGCCATCCCGACGCTGGTGCGCAAGGTGCCCGAGCCTATCCGCAAGATTATCGGCGACTTGTCGAACGAGGAACGCGTGCTGGTGGGACTGGATATCCGCCCCTGGGCAGCAAAAGCCAGCACTAGATGGAAGCAGAAGAACGGTCGGAACCGGCCGGCGCCGAATATGTGCTTCACCTCTACATTACGGGGGCCACGCCCAACTCGACCCGGGCCGTGCGCAACATCAAGGACATCTGCGAACAGTACCTGA
- a CDS encoding aminotransferase class I/II-fold pyridoxal phosphate-dependent enzyme: protein MDLFEKIAANRGPLGSHSHYAHGYFTFPKLEGEIEPRMIFRGKEVLTWSLNNYLGLANHPEVRKADADAAAQYGMALPMGARMMSGNSNLHEQLESELADFVQKPDCMLLNFGYQGVVSIIDAMVGRHDVIVYDAESHACIIDGVRLHAGKRFVYVHNDMESLEKQLERAKRITDETGGGILVITEGVFGMSGNQGNLRGVVAMKEKYEFRLFVDDAHGFGTMGATGAGTGEEQGVQDGIDLYFSTFAKSMASIGAFVAGPESVIEYLRYNMRSQIFAKSLPMPLVVGAIKRLELLRTRPELKDNLWTVVRALQSGLREKGFNIGTTTSPVTPVFLNGQIPDATQITFDLRENHGIFCSIVVYPVVPKGVIMLRLIPTAAHSLSDVDMTIKAFEVVAEKLDKGLYSKTEAVPAS from the coding sequence GTGGATCTTTTCGAAAAGATTGCCGCGAACCGCGGCCCACTGGGCAGCCATTCGCACTACGCCCACGGCTATTTTACCTTCCCCAAGCTGGAAGGCGAAATCGAGCCCCGTATGATTTTTCGCGGCAAAGAGGTTCTTACCTGGAGTCTGAATAATTATCTGGGCCTGGCCAACCACCCCGAAGTACGCAAGGCCGACGCTGATGCCGCTGCCCAGTACGGCATGGCTCTGCCCATGGGCGCGCGCATGATGTCGGGCAACTCCAACCTGCATGAGCAGCTGGAAAGTGAGCTGGCCGACTTCGTGCAGAAGCCCGACTGCATGCTGCTAAACTTCGGCTACCAGGGCGTGGTGTCCATTATCGACGCCATGGTGGGCCGCCACGACGTGATTGTGTATGATGCCGAGTCGCACGCCTGCATCATTGACGGGGTGCGCCTGCACGCGGGCAAGCGCTTCGTGTACGTGCACAACGACATGGAGAGCCTGGAGAAACAGTTGGAGCGCGCCAAGCGCATCACCGACGAAACCGGCGGTGGTATTCTGGTCATCACTGAGGGCGTATTCGGCATGTCGGGCAACCAGGGCAACCTGCGCGGCGTGGTGGCCATGAAGGAGAAATACGAGTTCCGTTTGTTCGTCGATGATGCCCACGGCTTCGGCACCATGGGCGCTACGGGCGCCGGAACGGGCGAAGAACAGGGCGTACAGGACGGTATTGACCTTTATTTTTCGACCTTCGCCAAGAGCATGGCCAGCATCGGTGCCTTCGTGGCCGGGCCGGAAAGCGTAATTGAATATTTGCGCTACAACATGCGCAGCCAGATTTTCGCCAAATCCCTGCCTATGCCGCTCGTAGTGGGCGCCATTAAGCGTCTGGAGCTGCTGCGCACCCGGCCCGAGCTGAAAGACAACCTGTGGACCGTAGTACGGGCCCTGCAGAGCGGCTTGCGCGAAAAAGGCTTCAATATCGGCACCACCACCTCGCCCGTAACGCCGGTATTCCTGAACGGCCAAATTCCCGATGCCACGCAAATAACCTTCGATCTGCGTGAGAATCACGGTATTTTCTGCTCAATCGTGGTCTATCCGGTGGTTCCGAAGGGCGTAATCATGCTTCGCCTGATTCCCACGGCGGCTCACTCCCTGAGCGACGTGGATATGACCATCAAGGCATTCGAAGTAGTGGCCGAGAAGCTCGATAAGGGCCTTTATTCCAAAACAGAGGCCGTTCCGGCCAGCTAG
- a CDS encoding sensor histidine kinase: MNILIVGLSARRPLDEAYLTFFDLVADYAGRALARATATHEAQRLNQALREANTSLDSFVHIVAHDLKAPATNLRSLLDVYREEAPGPTKDHVLTLLDQEIERLTGTVQGLLQVVHAQHGAAAPATEVVAFADVFATVQAEVAELLHQQQGRLTADFHAAPRTLYPRIYLESIVKNLVHNALKYRAVDRAPVIQVHTRRQGTEVVLTVADNGRGIDLPRDRARLFQPFTRLTAEGEGAGLGLHMIQTIIQQRGGTLDVSSTPNVGTTFTVTLPEAGPA, translated from the coding sequence GTGAACATCCTAATCGTGGGCCTGAGTGCGCGCCGGCCGCTGGACGAAGCCTACCTTACCTTTTTCGACCTGGTGGCCGACTACGCGGGCCGGGCGCTGGCGCGGGCCACCGCCACGCACGAGGCCCAACGCCTCAACCAGGCCCTGCGCGAGGCCAATACCTCGCTGGACTCCTTCGTACACATTGTGGCGCACGACTTAAAAGCGCCGGCCACGAATCTGCGGAGCCTGCTGGACGTGTACCGGGAAGAAGCACCCGGCCCCACCAAAGACCACGTCCTGACGCTGCTGGATCAGGAAATAGAGCGGCTTACCGGCACGGTGCAGGGCCTGCTGCAGGTAGTGCACGCCCAGCACGGGGCGGCAGCTCCCGCTACGGAAGTGGTGGCTTTTGCCGATGTATTCGCCACGGTGCAGGCTGAAGTAGCCGAGCTGCTGCACCAGCAACAGGGCCGGCTCACGGCCGACTTTCACGCGGCGCCCCGCACGCTCTACCCGCGCATCTACCTGGAAAGCATCGTGAAAAACCTGGTGCACAACGCCCTCAAGTACCGGGCCGTCGACCGGGCGCCGGTGATTCAGGTGCACACCCGTAGGCAGGGCACGGAAGTGGTGCTCACGGTGGCCGACAACGGGCGCGGCATCGACCTGCCCCGGGACCGGGCCCGCCTGTTTCAGCCCTTCACCCGTTTGACGGCCGAGGGTGAAGGCGCGGGACTGGGCCTGCACATGATTCAAACCATTATCCAGCAGCGCGGCGGCACGCTGGACGTTAGCAGTACGCCTAACGTCGGCACGACCTTCACCGTGACCCTGCCCGAAGCGGGCCCAGCTTAA
- a CDS encoding CotH kinase family protein, translated as MPACAASFCGDTLTIAPTYYHIDKAKSLIVVNKNVADMNVGRRSATSHLLLDEVYSFAQAQTQLQTTGSYQVSRAGATYSVYFTTLPVVHISTKKQIVDTPSVYAQFSLSETNGTYTESNIGVEIRGAYSQTYPKKSFELSFWDDTTGAVSRDVSLLRMRTDNKWNLQAMYNEPLRLRSKVANEVWQDMHQVYYKTAEPEAKNGIAITYVELFLNEEYRGVYALSERIDRKQLKLKKYSNGIKGELYKGSDWGGAVTFTSLPPFDNTSETWGGFEYKHPEEEINWTNLYNLVDFVKNSSDEIFYRDYRKWFELNNAVDYYIFLNLTRATDNTGKNIYIAKYKTGEPYYYVPWDLDGVFGTNWLGQTSNTTDDILSNGLYDRLLQDCSPTGFRATLRKRWAELRAGTLTQERIMGKFAANHAYLVANNVYERESTTWPGFGFSSSDLVYTDGWLRNRLSYLDTVFSQPCSPLLAAAAAGPARSLKLYPNPAHDKLTLENSGAPAEVWIRDLQGRTVLQMRLPGGVNTLDVGHLAKGLYVATILSNQTLKTEKLLLN; from the coding sequence TTGCCTGCCTGCGCTGCAAGCTTCTGCGGGGATACCCTCACCATTGCGCCTACCTATTATCATATTGATAAGGCCAAAAGTCTGATAGTCGTCAATAAGAACGTAGCAGATATGAATGTGGGCCGCCGTAGCGCCACTAGTCATCTGCTGCTCGATGAGGTGTATAGCTTTGCCCAGGCCCAGACCCAGCTCCAAACCACCGGCTCGTACCAGGTCAGCCGGGCCGGCGCCACCTATTCCGTGTACTTTACCACGCTGCCGGTAGTGCATATCTCCACGAAAAAGCAAATCGTGGACACTCCCAGCGTGTACGCGCAGTTTTCCCTGTCCGAAACCAACGGCACGTATACTGAGTCCAATATCGGCGTGGAAATTCGGGGCGCCTATTCCCAGACCTATCCGAAAAAGTCGTTCGAGCTAAGCTTCTGGGACGATACCACCGGGGCCGTAAGCCGGGATGTAAGCCTGCTACGGATGCGCACCGACAACAAGTGGAACCTGCAGGCCATGTACAATGAGCCCCTGCGCCTGCGCAGCAAAGTAGCCAACGAGGTGTGGCAGGATATGCACCAGGTGTATTACAAGACGGCCGAGCCGGAGGCCAAAAACGGCATTGCCATAACCTACGTCGAGCTTTTCCTCAACGAGGAGTACCGGGGCGTGTACGCCCTCAGCGAACGGATCGACCGCAAGCAGCTGAAGCTGAAAAAGTACAGCAACGGCATCAAAGGAGAGCTCTACAAGGGCAGCGACTGGGGTGGGGCCGTAACGTTTACCAGCCTGCCGCCTTTCGATAATACCAGCGAAACTTGGGGTGGCTTTGAATACAAGCACCCCGAGGAGGAAATTAACTGGACCAACCTCTACAACTTGGTAGACTTCGTCAAGAACAGCTCCGACGAAATCTTCTACCGGGATTACCGCAAGTGGTTCGAGCTCAACAACGCCGTCGATTACTACATCTTTCTGAACCTGACCCGGGCCACGGACAACACGGGCAAAAATATCTACATCGCCAAGTACAAAACCGGGGAGCCGTATTACTACGTGCCCTGGGACCTGGATGGGGTCTTTGGCACCAACTGGCTGGGCCAGACCAGCAACACCACCGACGACATCCTCTCTAACGGTCTCTACGACCGGCTGCTGCAGGATTGCTCGCCGACGGGCTTCCGGGCCACGCTGCGCAAGCGCTGGGCCGAGCTGCGCGCCGGCACCCTAACCCAGGAGCGCATTATGGGCAAGTTTGCCGCGAACCACGCCTACCTTGTCGCCAACAACGTGTACGAGCGGGAAAGTACCACCTGGCCCGGCTTCGGCTTCAGCAGCTCGGACCTGGTGTATACCGACGGCTGGCTCAGAAACCGCCTGAGCTACCTCGATACTGTGTTCAGCCAGCCCTGTTCACCCTTGCTGGCCGCCGCTGCCGCCGGGCCCGCCCGCAGCCTGAAGCTGTATCCCAACCCGGCCCATGACAAGCTCACGCTGGAAAACAGCGGCGCCCCGGCCGAGGTATGGATTCGGGACCTGCAGGGCAGAACCGTGCTGCAGATGCGCCTGCCGGGCGGAGTCAACACGCTCGACGTGGGTCATCTGGCCAAGGGCCTCTACGTGGCCACCATTCTCAGCAACCAAACCCTGAAAACGGAAAAGCTGCTGCTCAACTAA
- the accC gene encoding acetyl-CoA carboxylase biotin carboxylase subunit — MKEIKKLLVANRGEIALRVLRSAKEMGLQTVAIYSEADRNALHVRYADEAVCVGGPQSSESYLRGDVILDVCRRLGVDAIHPGYGFLSENAEFARMVTEAGLIFVGPSPEAMNIMGDKLSAKQAVKAYDIPLVPGTDEAISDVEEAKRIASEVGFPILIKASAGGGGKGMRIVNNSEEFEEQMQLAINEATSAFGDGSVFIEKFVTGPRHIEIQVLGDEHGNIVHLFERECSIQRRHQKVIEEAPSSVLTPELRAEMGRCAVDVARACNYTGAGTVEFLLDDKRNFYFLEMNTRLQVEHPVTEQITGLDLVKEQIRVAQGLPLPFTQEDLTITGHALELRVYAEDPQNNFLPDIGTLTTYVRPQGPGVRVDDGFEQGMDIPIYYDPMIAKLVTFGKDRTEAIERMLRAIDEYQITGIQTTLPFGSYVLRHPAFVSGNFDTNFVRDHFTAADLDAKPDETTAKLAAVLTAMLITEKKAPAAASDAPATASGSGWKRNRLGVR, encoded by the coding sequence ATGAAAGAAATCAAGAAGCTGCTAGTCGCCAACCGCGGCGAAATTGCCCTGCGCGTACTGCGCTCCGCCAAGGAAATGGGTTTGCAGACCGTGGCCATCTACAGTGAGGCCGACCGCAATGCCCTGCACGTGCGCTACGCCGACGAGGCCGTGTGCGTGGGCGGGCCGCAGTCGTCGGAAAGCTACCTGCGCGGCGACGTTATTCTGGATGTGTGCCGCCGCTTGGGCGTCGACGCCATTCACCCCGGCTACGGCTTCTTGTCGGAAAACGCGGAGTTTGCCCGCATGGTCACCGAGGCCGGGCTGATTTTCGTGGGCCCCTCGCCCGAGGCCATGAACATCATGGGCGACAAGCTCTCGGCCAAGCAGGCCGTCAAAGCCTACGACATTCCGCTGGTGCCCGGCACCGACGAGGCCATCAGCGACGTGGAAGAAGCCAAGCGCATTGCCTCCGAAGTGGGCTTCCCCATTCTGATTAAGGCTTCGGCCGGCGGCGGCGGCAAGGGCATGCGCATCGTGAATAACTCCGAGGAGTTTGAGGAGCAGATGCAGCTGGCTATTAATGAGGCCACCTCGGCCTTTGGCGACGGCTCGGTGTTCATTGAGAAGTTCGTGACCGGCCCGCGCCACATTGAAATCCAGGTCCTGGGCGACGAGCACGGCAACATCGTGCACCTCTTTGAGCGCGAGTGCTCCATTCAGCGCCGCCACCAGAAAGTCATTGAAGAGGCACCTTCCTCGGTGCTCACGCCCGAGCTGCGGGCCGAAATGGGCCGCTGCGCCGTCGATGTGGCCCGGGCCTGCAACTACACCGGGGCCGGCACCGTGGAGTTTCTGCTGGATGATAAGCGCAACTTCTACTTCCTGGAGATGAACACCCGCCTGCAGGTAGAACACCCCGTTACCGAGCAGATAACCGGCCTTGATTTGGTGAAAGAGCAGATCCGCGTGGCCCAGGGCCTGCCCCTGCCCTTCACCCAGGAGGATCTGACCATTACCGGCCACGCCCTGGAGCTGCGCGTGTACGCGGAAGACCCGCAAAACAACTTCCTGCCCGACATCGGGACGCTCACAACCTACGTGCGCCCCCAGGGCCCGGGCGTGCGCGTCGACGACGGCTTCGAGCAAGGCATGGACATCCCGATTTACTACGACCCGATGATTGCTAAGCTCGTCACCTTCGGTAAGGACCGCACCGAGGCCATCGAGCGGATGCTGCGCGCCATCGACGAGTACCAGATTACCGGCATCCAGACCACCTTGCCCTTTGGCAGCTACGTGCTGCGGCACCCGGCCTTCGTCAGCGGCAACTTCGACACGAACTTCGTGCGCGACCATTTCACGGCCGCCGACCTCGACGCCAAGCCCGACGAAACTACCGCCAAGCTCGCCGCCGTACTCACAGCCATGCTGATAACAGAAAAGAAAGCTCCGGCTGCGGCCAGTGATGCTCCGGCTACGGCAAGTGGCTCCGGCTGGAAGCGGAACCGGTTGGGCGTGCGGTAG
- the holA gene encoding DNA polymerase III subunit delta produces the protein MPNLSADEILQQLRQRQYAPVYFLQGEEPYYVDHIADILEKYVLPEHDRGFNQVVLYGKDTDVATILGQARRFPMMAERSVVIVKEAQAVADLESDKTFPFLEAYLKNPLSTTVLVFCYKHKTLDARKKLGKLLSEKAVVMTSKKIYDNQVPAWITSYVRGKKQQITGQATAMLAEYIGTELGRLTNEIDKLLLNVKPNQGIDEELVQRMVGISKDYNIFELQKALVQRDVLKANRILGYFEANPKANPLIPNLTLLFGFFTKLLVLHQRGNPSDADFKKLGIMNSFAQKEYSQALRVYDFGRTRDIIHLLRRADLQSKGVESGSMSDGEILRELVFLILHPVPLSAVTGG, from the coding sequence GTGCCCAACCTTTCGGCCGACGAAATTCTGCAGCAGCTGCGCCAGCGGCAATACGCGCCCGTGTACTTCCTGCAAGGGGAGGAGCCCTACTACGTGGACCATATTGCCGATATCCTGGAAAAATACGTGCTGCCCGAGCACGACCGGGGCTTCAACCAGGTGGTGCTCTACGGCAAGGATACCGACGTGGCCACCATTCTGGGCCAGGCCCGGCGCTTTCCGATGATGGCCGAACGCTCGGTTGTGATTGTGAAGGAAGCCCAGGCCGTGGCCGATCTGGAATCGGACAAGACGTTTCCGTTTCTGGAAGCCTACCTGAAAAACCCGCTCAGCACTACCGTGCTCGTGTTTTGCTACAAGCACAAAACCCTGGATGCTCGTAAGAAGCTGGGCAAGCTGCTTTCCGAAAAGGCGGTGGTAATGACCAGCAAGAAAATCTACGACAACCAGGTGCCGGCCTGGATTACGAGCTACGTGCGCGGCAAAAAGCAGCAGATAACCGGGCAGGCCACGGCTATGCTGGCCGAGTACATCGGCACCGAGCTGGGCCGGCTGACCAACGAAATCGACAAGCTGCTACTCAACGTGAAGCCCAACCAGGGCATCGACGAGGAGCTGGTGCAGCGCATGGTGGGCATCAGCAAGGACTACAACATCTTTGAGCTGCAGAAGGCCCTGGTGCAGCGCGACGTGCTTAAGGCCAACCGCATCCTGGGCTACTTCGAGGCCAACCCCAAGGCCAACCCGCTGATTCCGAACCTGACCCTGCTCTTCGGCTTCTTTACCAAGCTGCTGGTGCTGCACCAGCGCGGCAACCCCAGTGACGCCGACTTTAAGAAGCTGGGCATCATGAACAGCTTCGCCCAGAAAGAATACAGCCAGGCCCTGCGCGTGTACGACTTCGGCCGCACCCGCGACATTATCCACCTGCTGCGCCGGGCCGATTTGCAGAGCAAGGGCGTGGAAAGCGGCTCGATGAGCGACGGGGAGATTCTGCGGGAGCTGGTGTTTCTGATTTTACACCCCGTGCCGCTGAGCGCCGTGACGGGCGGCTAA
- a CDS encoding circadian clock KaiB family protein has product MRNIKDICEQYLKGRYELLIVDIYQQPELAQREQLIGAPTLIKRSPGLVRRLVGDLSDRPRVLKALGIISPLENSGAGDA; this is encoded by the coding sequence GTGCGCAACATCAAGGACATCTGCGAACAGTACCTGAAGGGCCGCTACGAGCTGCTCATCGTGGACATCTACCAGCAGCCTGAGCTGGCGCAGCGCGAGCAGCTCATTGGGGCTCCTACGCTGATTAAGCGCAGCCCGGGCCTGGTGCGCCGCCTCGTGGGCGACCTGTCGGACCGGCCGCGCGTGCTCAAGGCGCTGGGGATTATTTCTCCGTTAGAGAACTCGGGCGCGGGTGATGCGTGA
- a CDS encoding PAS domain S-box protein: MRELPGKSAAELARENEELRYRLEEAEELIEAVRTGAVDALAIQGAEGPRIFTLEGADHGYRTLIEQMNEGAMLLSEDGTILYGNACLAGWLGRALEEVIGGEFNTFIPLDFQGYWQALLQKSWAEGKGKGELPLRSQDGSLRPLSLSMNVLSFHETPVLAVITTDLSAQEKIRVIQARVIEQNAVIARKNEELTRQQQARQAIERVAAEASRMLEGIPQIAWTTDAHGVTTYLNHRWFDFTGPGNRVELGNQWQEYIFPDDAAASNARWAECLRTGEAFEIEYRFRNQAGEYRWMLGRALPSRDEQGDIVQWIGTFTDIHEHKLALERIDQAQRELQVNNEQLTRANVDLDNFIYTASHDLKAPISNIEGLLQALLLELPAQTGVGADEVSLIMKMMQDSVDRFKRTIEHLTEVTKLQKEHGATAATVDLDRLAHEVRLDLMPLIEAAGATISIAVGTCPTISFSEKNLRSVLYNLLSNALKYRSPDRPAHVLVSCRVEADYAVLRVQDNGLGLNLDHDGRKLFAMFQRLHDHVEGSGIGLYMVKKIVENAGGALKSKAR, encoded by the coding sequence ATGCGTGAGCTACCGGGAAAAAGCGCGGCCGAGCTGGCCCGCGAGAATGAGGAGCTGCGCTACCGCCTCGAAGAAGCCGAAGAGCTGATTGAGGCCGTGCGCACCGGTGCCGTCGATGCCCTGGCTATTCAGGGCGCCGAGGGCCCCCGCATTTTCACCCTGGAAGGCGCCGACCACGGCTACCGTACCCTGATTGAGCAGATGAACGAAGGGGCCATGCTGCTCAGCGAGGATGGCACCATTCTCTACGGCAACGCCTGCCTGGCCGGCTGGCTGGGCCGGGCCCTGGAAGAGGTTATCGGCGGCGAGTTCAACACCTTTATTCCCCTGGATTTTCAGGGCTACTGGCAGGCGCTGCTCCAGAAAAGCTGGGCCGAGGGCAAGGGCAAGGGCGAACTGCCGCTGCGCAGCCAGGACGGCTCCTTGCGGCCCCTGTCGCTGTCGATGAACGTGCTGTCGTTTCACGAAACCCCAGTGCTGGCCGTCATTACCACCGACTTGTCGGCCCAGGAGAAAATCCGGGTGATTCAGGCCCGGGTAATCGAGCAGAATGCCGTGATTGCCCGCAAAAACGAGGAGCTGACCCGGCAGCAGCAGGCCCGCCAGGCCATCGAGCGGGTGGCGGCCGAGGCCAGCCGGATGCTGGAGGGCATTCCGCAGATTGCCTGGACCACCGACGCCCACGGCGTGACGACCTACCTCAACCACCGCTGGTTTGACTTCACCGGGCCCGGCAACCGGGTGGAGCTGGGCAACCAGTGGCAGGAGTATATTTTCCCCGACGATGCCGCGGCCAGCAACGCCCGCTGGGCCGAGTGTCTGCGCACCGGGGAAGCCTTCGAAATAGAGTACCGCTTCCGCAACCAGGCCGGCGAGTACCGCTGGATGCTGGGCCGGGCCTTGCCCTCGCGCGACGAGCAGGGCGATATTGTGCAATGGATTGGCACCTTTACCGACATTCACGAGCACAAGCTGGCCCTGGAGCGCATCGACCAGGCCCAGCGGGAGCTACAGGTCAACAACGAGCAGCTGACCCGGGCCAACGTGGATCTGGACAACTTCATCTACACCGCCTCCCACGATTTGAAGGCCCCCATCAGCAACATTGAGGGCCTGCTACAGGCCCTGCTGCTGGAGCTGCCCGCCCAAACGGGCGTCGGGGCCGATGAGGTTTCCTTGATTATGAAGATGATGCAGGACTCGGTGGACCGCTTCAAGCGCACCATCGAGCACCTGACCGAGGTGACCAAGCTGCAGAAAGAGCACGGGGCCACGGCCGCCACCGTGGATCTGGACCGGCTGGCCCACGAGGTGCGCCTGGATCTGATGCCCCTGATTGAGGCGGCCGGCGCCACCATAAGCATTGCCGTGGGTACCTGCCCCACGATTTCCTTTTCGGAGAAAAATCTGCGCAGCGTACTTTATAACCTGCTCAGCAACGCCCTAAAGTACCGCAGCCCCGACCGGCCGGCCCACGTGCTGGTGAGCTGCCGGGTGGAGGCCGACTACGCCGTGCTGCGGGTGCAGGACAACGGCCTGGGCCTGAACCTGGACCACGACGGCCGCAAGCTGTTTGCTATGTTTCAGCGCCTGCACGACCACGTCGAAGGCTCCGGCATCGGCCTCTACATGGTCAAAAAAATCGTGGAAAATGCCGGGGGCGCATTGAAGTCGAAAGCCAGGTAG
- the kaiC gene encoding circadian clock protein KaiC: MLDNLTSPSSQASELPKLPKAPSGIDGLDEITEGGLPLGRPTLICGSAGCGKTLMGIEFLVRGIQDYNEPGVLMTFEESAAELAANVTSLGFDLPRLQAEKKLRLDQVHVDRSEIEETGEYDLEGLFIRLGHAIDSIGAKRVVLDTIEALFSGFPNQGVLRSEIRRLFRWLKDKGVTTIITAERGEGTLTRQGLEEYVSDCVILLDNRVIDQITTRRLRIVKYRGSTHGTNEYPYLITEEGISVLPVTSLQLNHEVSDHIVSSGIPALDEMFGRRGFYQGSSVLITGTAGTAKTTLAATFAAEICRNEGRCLFLAFEESPQQLVRNMQSVSINLAPYVANGRLRIEATRPTLNGLERHLVSIHKVIKDFKPTAVVIDPISNLISVGNLSEVKSMLIRLIDFLKVNNITALFTSLVSGRNIQQEMTEEGVSSLVDTWISVRDLEGVGERNRGISILKSRGMSHSNKVREFLVTGKGIQLLDVVIGPSGIVTGAGRLTQQLQEQAQLMAAQQEAERKDRELERRRRVLEATIGNLRTEFESVEEELRQINSEELARQQALAHGKAQFSETIPFQEGSQPQQS, translated from the coding sequence ATGTTAGATAATCTCACTTCTCCTTCCTCCCAGGCCTCTGAATTGCCCAAGCTGCCCAAAGCCCCTTCGGGTATCGACGGCCTGGATGAAATAACGGAGGGAGGCCTGCCCCTGGGGCGCCCCACGCTTATTTGTGGTAGTGCCGGCTGCGGCAAAACCCTGATGGGCATTGAGTTCCTGGTGCGCGGCATTCAGGACTACAACGAGCCCGGGGTGCTGATGACCTTTGAAGAATCGGCGGCCGAGCTGGCCGCCAACGTTACCTCCCTGGGCTTCGATTTGCCCCGGCTGCAGGCCGAGAAAAAGCTGCGCCTCGACCAGGTGCACGTCGACCGATCCGAAATTGAGGAAACCGGCGAGTACGATCTGGAAGGCCTCTTTATCCGCCTGGGCCACGCCATCGACTCCATCGGGGCCAAGCGCGTGGTGCTCGACACCATTGAGGCTCTGTTTTCGGGCTTTCCCAACCAGGGCGTGCTGCGCTCCGAAATCCGCCGCCTGTTTCGCTGGCTTAAGGATAAGGGCGTAACGACTATCATTACTGCCGAGCGGGGCGAGGGCACGCTCACCCGCCAGGGGTTGGAGGAGTACGTGTCGGACTGCGTGATTCTGCTCGACAACCGCGTCATTGACCAGATTACCACCCGCCGCCTGCGCATTGTGAAGTACCGCGGCAGCACCCACGGCACCAACGAATACCCCTACCTGATTACCGAGGAAGGCATTTCGGTATTGCCCGTTACCTCCCTGCAGCTCAACCACGAAGTATCGGACCACATTGTGTCTTCGGGCATTCCGGCCCTGGATGAGATGTTCGGCCGCCGCGGCTTCTACCAGGGCAGCAGCGTGCTGATTACGGGCACGGCCGGCACGGCCAAAACTACTCTGGCCGCCACGTTTGCCGCCGAAATTTGCCGCAACGAGGGCCGCTGCCTGTTTCTGGCCTTCGAGGAGTCGCCCCAGCAGCTGGTGCGCAACATGCAGTCCGTCAGCATTAATCTGGCGCCGTACGTGGCCAATGGCCGGCTCCGGATTGAGGCCACCCGGCCCACGCTCAACGGCCTGGAGCGGCATTTGGTGAGCATTCACAAGGTTATCAAGGACTTCAAGCCCACGGCGGTCGTTATCGACCCGATCAGCAACCTGATATCGGTCGGCAACCTGAGTGAGGTGAAAAGCATGCTCATTCGCCTGATTGACTTTTTGAAAGTCAACAACATTACGGCCCTGTTTACGTCTCTGGTCAGCGGCCGCAACATCCAGCAGGAAATGACCGAGGAAGGCGTTTCATCCCTGGTCGACACCTGGATCAGCGTGCGCGACCTGGAAGGCGTGGGCGAAAGAAACCGGGGCATCAGCATCCTGAAGTCGCGCGGGATGAGCCACTCCAACAAGGTGCGCGAGTTTCTGGTAACGGGCAAAGGCATTCAACTGCTCGACGTGGTCATCGGCCCCTCGGGCATCGTGACCGGGGCCGGCCGCCTGACCCAGCAGCTGCAGGAGCAGGCCCAGCTGATGGCTGCCCAGCAGGAGGCCGAGCGCAAGGACCGCGAATTGGAGCGCCGCCGCCGCGTGCTCGAGGCCACCATTGGCAACCTGCGCACCGAGTTTGAGTCGGTAGAGGAGGAGCTGCGCCAGATCAACAGTGAGGAATTGGCCCGGCAGCAGGCCCTGGCCCACGGCAAGGCCCAGTTCTCGGAGACTATCCCCTTCCAGGAGGGTTCTCAACCCCAACAGTCATAA